In the Nitrospirota bacterium genome, one interval contains:
- the fliE gene encoding flagellar hook-basal body complex protein FliE: MNDIVIKGAGANVLSVPDSSSVTKINGEGNSFAEMLKGSVDKVNTIQNEADQAVQNLLLGKDQNIHQVMIAVEKANLSLQMMMQVKNKIMSAYEEIMRTQV; the protein is encoded by the coding sequence ATGAATGATATTGTGATAAAAGGTGCAGGAGCAAACGTCCTGTCTGTACCTGACAGCAGTTCCGTAACTAAAATAAATGGTGAAGGGAATTCTTTTGCAGAGATGCTGAAGGGATCTGTAGATAAGGTTAATACAATTCAGAACGAGGCTGATCAGGCGGTGCAGAATTTATTGCTCGGTAAAGATCAGAATATTCATCAGGTGATGATTGCAGTGGAAAAGGCAAACCTGTCGCTTCAGATGATGATGCAGGTAAAGAATAAGATAATGAGCGCGTATGAAGAAATAATGCGCACCCAGGTATAG
- the flgC gene encoding flagellar basal body rod protein FlgC, with the protein MDIGKILSISASGLEAQRIRMNIIASNLANAQSTHTPEGGPYRRKDVVFSEVLGNEIEKGASAVEVKEIVEDSRPFQVVFDPQHPDANEEGYVQLPNVNLLEEMVNMMSASRSYEANVTAVNSAKSMAQKALEIGR; encoded by the coding sequence ATGGATATAGGTAAGATACTTTCAATCAGCGCTTCGGGTCTGGAAGCGCAGCGCATCAGGATGAATATTATCGCGAGTAATCTTGCGAATGCACAATCTACACACACTCCGGAAGGTGGTCCATACAGGAGGAAGGATGTCGTCTTTTCTGAGGTTCTGGGAAATGAGATCGAGAAGGGTGCCAGTGCAGTAGAGGTTAAGGAGATAGTAGAAGACAGCAGGCCGTTCCAGGTAGTCTTTGATCCCCAGCATCCTGATGCAAATGAAGAAGGGTATGTGCAGCTTCCTAATGTGAATCTGCTTGAAGAGATGGTAAACATGATGTCGGCATCAAGGTCCTACGAGGCCAATGTTACTGCTGTAAACTCTGCTAAGTCCATGGCCCAGAAGGCGCTTGAGATTGGCAGGTAA
- the flgB gene encoding flagellar basal body rod protein FlgB codes for MSIFDNTISFLSRALDMMNERHKLLSSNIANQETPDYKAKDINFIDELRAVQNSGGVQNIARTNPMHITGNAGLSGSGVSIINRPDSNAGYDNNSVNVELEMANMAQNSILYNASAQVISTKFRMIANAIREGR; via the coding sequence ATGTCTATTTTCGATAACACAATTTCATTCCTGTCAAGGGCTCTGGATATGATGAATGAGAGACATAAACTCCTCTCATCAAACATTGCTAACCAGGAAACACCTGACTACAAGGCAAAGGATATTAACTTTATAGATGAACTTCGAGCGGTTCAGAATTCCGGAGGGGTACAGAATATTGCAAGGACAAATCCAATGCATATAACCGGCAACGCAGGTTTAAGCGGCAGCGGGGTAAGTATAATCAATAGACCTGACAGCAATGCGGGCTACGATAACAATAGTGTGAATGTTGAACTCGAAATGGCAAATATGGCACAGAATTCAATATTATACAACGCCTCAGCGCAGGTTATATCAACTAAGTTCAGGATGATAGCTAACGCAATCAGAGAAGGAAGATGA